A stretch of the Teredinibacter haidensis genome encodes the following:
- a CDS encoding mannitol dehydrogenase family protein — MNRLNQNNLDQLPKNIVRPTYNRDSLKAGIVHLGIGAFHRVHQAVYTDQVLAEFGGDWGIVGGDLRSNRIYDQLMPQDCLYSVAVKDNDQQKIQVIGSVIGVSVGPENPAKLIALMADESIKLVSITVTEKGYCHDPATGNLNLRHPQIQYDLKNIDEPKSTPGYIVSALQQRRAKGIKSFTLLSCDNLPNNGKVLRNVVLQFARLYDADLADWIAENTTFPCTMVDRIAPAVTDDDLTSLDAQLGMRDEGGVVCEPFRQWVIEDNFCNDRPAWEKVGALVVEDVEIFEHMKLRLLNGSHSLLAYCGYLSGFETISDVMTEPSFVAMCKDYMDSAGDTLEAPEGFDIEDYKQQLRVRYSNRGLQHRTWQIAMDGSQKLPQRLLDTLRDQLKNAADIDIICIAVAAWMRYVSGVDEKGEAIEVRDPLAAQLRKLCDDNKGDPAAMVNALMGVTEIFGTDLKSIPTVVEGVTGWLNKFYEQGVLASVRAKFPA, encoded by the coding sequence ATGAACCGTTTAAATCAGAATAACTTAGATCAGCTTCCAAAAAATATTGTTCGTCCCACCTACAATAGGGATTCGTTAAAAGCGGGTATTGTGCATCTCGGGATTGGCGCTTTTCACCGTGTTCATCAGGCGGTCTATACCGATCAAGTTTTAGCCGAGTTTGGTGGCGATTGGGGGATTGTTGGAGGCGATTTACGCTCTAACCGGATATATGATCAGTTAATGCCCCAGGACTGCCTCTATTCTGTTGCCGTCAAAGATAACGACCAGCAAAAGATTCAGGTTATTGGTTCTGTTATCGGTGTGTCGGTTGGCCCGGAGAATCCTGCCAAGTTAATTGCTCTAATGGCAGACGAAAGCATTAAACTGGTTTCTATTACGGTGACTGAAAAAGGCTATTGCCATGATCCAGCAACGGGCAATCTCAACCTTAGGCACCCGCAGATTCAATACGATTTAAAAAATATCGATGAACCTAAAAGTACACCGGGGTATATCGTGTCTGCGCTTCAGCAGCGCAGAGCGAAAGGGATTAAGAGTTTCACCTTGCTGAGTTGTGATAATCTGCCCAATAACGGCAAAGTCTTGCGCAATGTAGTCCTGCAATTTGCACGCTTATACGATGCAGATTTGGCCGATTGGATTGCAGAAAATACCACTTTCCCCTGCACGATGGTGGACCGTATAGCGCCTGCGGTGACGGACGATGATTTGACGTCTCTGGATGCTCAGTTGGGAATGCGTGACGAAGGCGGCGTTGTCTGCGAGCCTTTCCGCCAGTGGGTAATTGAAGATAATTTCTGCAACGACCGTCCGGCGTGGGAAAAAGTGGGTGCGTTGGTTGTGGAAGATGTAGAAATTTTCGAGCATATGAAGCTGCGTTTGTTGAACGGCAGCCATTCATTGCTGGCCTATTGCGGCTACCTTTCCGGTTTCGAAACCATAAGCGATGTGATGACAGAGCCATCGTTTGTCGCTATGTGTAAAGACTATATGGACAGTGCGGGAGATACCCTGGAAGCGCCTGAAGGCTTTGATATAGAAGACTATAAACAGCAACTACGAGTGCGCTACAGCAATCGCGGTTTGCAGCACCGAACTTGGCAGATCGCAATGGACGGTTCGCAAAAACTGCCTCAACGGCTGCTTGATACCTTGCGGGACCAGTTAAAAAACGCTGCTGATATCGATATTATCTGTATCGCCGTTGCTGCGTGGATGCGTTATGTCTCAGGTGTAGATGAAAAAGGTGAAGCGATTGAAGTGCGTGATCCTCTGGCTGCACAGTTACGCAAGTTGTGCGACGACAATAAGGGCGACCCCGCTGCCATGGTAAATGCACTAATGGGAGTAACGGAAATATTCGGCACCGATTTAAAAAGTATTCCTACGGTTGTTGAGGGTGTAACCGGCTGGTTGAATAAATTTTATGAACAGGGTGTATTGGCGAGTGTCAGAGCCAAGTTTCCCGCTTAA
- a CDS encoding zinc ribbon domain-containing protein — translation MAQSNPCPSCHTKLTWQDGLYRCEPCKVSYKKRAFCPDCEAELETLQACGATSYFCNQCNGLKSKSQVRIEFGNVG, via the coding sequence ATGGCTCAATCAAACCCATGCCCAAGCTGTCACACCAAATTAACGTGGCAAGACGGCCTTTATCGATGCGAACCCTGTAAAGTAAGCTATAAAAAACGCGCTTTTTGCCCCGACTGTGAGGCCGAGTTAGAGACACTTCAAGCCTGTGGCGCAACCAGCTATTTTTGCAATCAGTGCAACGGCTTGAAATCTAAAAGCCAAGTACGCATCGAGTTTGGAAACGTAGGCTAA